One part of the Schistocerca piceifrons isolate TAMUIC-IGC-003096 chromosome 7, iqSchPice1.1, whole genome shotgun sequence genome encodes these proteins:
- the LOC124709066 gene encoding LOW QUALITY PROTEIN: NPC intracellular cholesterol transporter 1 homolog 1b-like (The sequence of the model RefSeq protein was modified relative to this genomic sequence to represent the inferred CDS: inserted 1 base in 1 codon; substituted 1 base at 1 genomic stop codon), with protein sequence MASIPIKLWVLPRSNARVEKNYFDVTFEPFYRMEQIILTTVGLDKIIHQTSNGPVDFGPVFNTTFLLEVYKLQRQIELLGQSDGVGLEKICFAPLTSLFTGPAQVSDCAVQSIWGYYQDDLDTFNSTSEESNYTVNYLDHFKTCSQNPYNINCLARFRGAVDPALAVGGFLSDENSLSENPNYENVTALILTFVVXNYENETALQPALKWEKLFIEFMRNWMQTKPPFMDVAFNAERSIQDELERSSTADVKTVFISYLAMILYVAISLGKIMKDFALLLINAKISLGLGGVLIVLASVAASVGFFGYIRVPVTMIIIEVMPFLILAVGVDNVFIIVQSYQRSKRFENESQAEHIGRIMSHVGPSILLSTLAECLCFFLGTASGMPAVREFAMYSGFALLVDFVLQVSCFVSLLALDSGRQEDNRFDICCCVQSSQSDSISSDGVLYEFFRTKYVPFLMNSAVRAFVFVAFFGFLCFNIAFIPNLEVGLDQELSMPRDSYVSKYFEFMKNYLSIGPPVYFVVDGDIDYSQDIVQNSLCGSQYCYHNSLTTKIFSASRQPNITYIARPATSWIDDYFDWCSIDNCCKYFPNNGSFCPNDYTKCRYCDIKLDNHYRPQAGDFKKYLPYFLEDNPTTTCGKAGHGSYSSAVNYKFDNGTLSEFRASYFMSYHTVLKSSRDYYKAFGAAVSLSANISNAINEVLRNNSVDSEVIVFPYSVFYVFYEQYLTMWHDTLKILGISVAGIFIVTFVLMSFDIASALILMLTIIAIVVDIAGIMYWWHIXLNAVSLINLVLSLGISVEFCSHLLHFYIHSDESNRVLRVSDSLTNIGSSVFSGITLTKFVGITVLALANSQIFQVFYFRMYLLIILFGAGHGLIFLPVLLSYIGPLRTKSVPRNVRINSEIVGDSRISS encoded by the exons ATGGCGAGTATCCCAATTAAATTGTGGGTATTGCCCAGAAGTAATGCAAGAGTAGAAAAGAACTATTTTGATGTCACCTTTGAACCGTTTTATCGTATGGAACAGATAATTCTTACAACAGTAGGACTTGACAAAATAATTCATCAAACATCTAATGGACCTGTGGACTTTGGTCCAGTGTTTAACACAACATTCCTGTTAGAGGTGTATAAACTTCAGAGACAGATAGAATTGCTGGGTCAATCTGATGGTGTCGGTCTTGAAAAAATTTGTTTTGCCCCTCTCACATCTCTTTTTACAGGTCCTGCACAGGTTTCAGACTGTGCAGTACAAAGTATATGGGGCTATTACCAAGATGACTTAGATACTTTTAATTCTACAAGTGAGGAATCTAATTATACTGTAAACTATTTGGATCACTTTAAAACTTGTAGTCAAAATCCTTATAATATCAATTGCTTAGCTCGTTTTAGGGGAGCAGTAGATCCTGCACTTGCTGTTGGTGGGTTTCTTAGTGATGAAAATAGTTTGTCAGAGAATCCAAATTATGAGAATGTCACAGCTCTCATACTTACGTTCGTTGTCTGAAACTATGAAAATGAAACAGCGCTGCAACCAGCACTGAAGTGGGAGAAACTTTTTATTGAGTTTATGAGAAACTGGATGCAAACAAAACCTCCCTTTATGGATGTAGCTTTCAATGCAGAACGATCAATTCAGGATGAATTGGAGCGCAGCTCAACAGCAGATGTAAAGACAGTTTTCATTAGTTATCTGGCAATGATTTTGTATGTTGCTATTTCTTTAGGTAAA ATAATGAAAGATTTTGCGTTGTTGTTGATTAATGCAAAAATTTCACTTGGGCTGGGTGGTGTCCTTATTGTTCTTGCATCAGTAGCAGCATCTGTAGGATTTTTTGGATACATACGCGTCCCAGTTACTATGATTATTATTGAAGTTATGCCTTTTCTTATTTTGGCTGTAGGTGTAGATAATGTGTTTATTATTGTGCAGTCATACCAGAGAAGCAAACGTTTTGAGAATGAGAGTCAAGCAGAGCACATTGGACGCATTATGTCACATGTAGGACCGTCCATTTTACTTTCAACTTTAGCTGAATGCTTGTGCTTTTTTCTTGGAACAGCATCAGGCATGCCAGCAGTTCGTGAATTTGCGATGTATTCAGGTTTTGCTCTTCTTGTTGATTTTGTCCTTCAGGTTTCTTGCTTTGTCAGTTTACTGGCATTGGATTCTGGCAGACAAGAAGACAACCGTTTTGATATCTGTTGTTGTGTGCAGAGCTCACAGTCAGACTCCATTTCGTCTGATGGTGTTCTGTATGAATTTTTTAGAACAAAATATGTTCCATTCTTAATGAATTCAGCTGTACGGgcttttgtgtttgttgctttctttggatttctgtgtttcaatattGCTTTTATTCCCAATTTGGAAGTGGGTCTGGATCAAGAATTGTCTATGCCAAGGGATTCATATGTATCAAAATATTTTGAGTTTATGAAAAATTATTTGTCCATTGGACCTCCTGTGTATTTTGTTGTCGATGGGGACATTGATTACTCACAAGATATTGTACAAAATTCCCTCTGTGGCAGTCAGTATTGTTACCATAACTCGCTTACAACTAAGATATTTAGTGCTTCAAGGCAGCCAAATATCACATACATAGCTCGACCAGCAACTTCGTGGATAGATGATTATTTTGATTGGTGTAGCATTGATAACTGTTGTAAATATTTTCCCAATAATGGCTCCTTCTGTCCAAATGACTATACTAAATGCAGATATTGTGATATCAAGCTAGATAACCATTATCGTCCTCAAGCAGGagattttaaaaagtatttaccttatttcCTGGAAGACAATCCCACAACAACATGTGGGAAAGCTGGTCATGGCTCATATTCTAGTGCCGTTAACTACAagtttgataatggcactttgtcaGAGTTTAGAGCCAGTTATTTTATGAGTTATCATACAGTTCTGAAAAGTTCGAGAGATTATTATAAGGCTTTTGGGGCTGCAGTTTCTCTGTcagcaaatatatcaaatgcaatAAATGAGGTGTTAAGAAACAACAGCGTTGATTCAGAAGTAATTGTCTTTCCATACAGTGTCTTTTATGTTTTCTATGAACAGTACCTAACGATGTGGCATGATACACTTAAAATCTTAGGTATTTCTGTTGCAGGTATTTTCATTGTGACATTTGTTTTAATGAGCTTTGATATAGCATCAGCTCTAATATTGATGTTAACAATAATTGCAATTGTTGTTGACATTGCTGGAATAATGTACTGGTGGCACA TACTGAATGCAGTTTCACTTATTAACTTGGTGTTGTCCCTTGGAATATCAGTTGAATTTTGCTCACATCTCCTACATTTTTATATCCATTCAGATGAGAGCAATAGAGTGTTGAGAGTCTCAGATTCACTGACTAATATTGGGAGCTCAGTATTTTCTGGAATTACACTAACGAAATTTGTCGGCATAACAGTTTTAGCACTTGCAAACTCTCAGATATTTCAGGttttttacttcagaatgtatcttCTCATTATTCTTTTTGGAGCTGGACATGGTTTAATTTTCTTACCTGTTTTGCTAAGTTATATTGGTCCCTTGAGAACTAAAAGTGTACCCAGGAATGTGCGGATAAATTCAGAAATTGTAGGAGACAGCAGAATCAGCAGCTAG